The proteins below come from a single Fusobacterium nucleatum genomic window:
- a CDS encoding cell division protein SepF produces the protein MSDNIDIVFLKPTKFEDCVICAGYIKEDKIVNMNLSQLDDSDSRRVLDYIAGAIFITKAEIVNVGNKIFCSIPSNRNFLNEMNRDTSHDEEEVEIVRG, from the coding sequence ATGTCAGATAATATTGATATAGTTTTTTTAAAACCTACAAAGTTTGAAGACTGTGTGATATGTGCTGGTTATATAAAAGAGGACAAAATAGTTAATATGAATTTAAGTCAACTTGATGATAGTGATTCAAGAAGAGTTTTAGACTATATAGCAGGTGCTATTTTTATTACTAAGGCAGAAATTGTAAATGTAGGAAATAAAATTTTCTGTTCTATTCCTAGTAATAGAAATTTTTTAAATGAAATGAATAGAGATACTTCTCATGATGAAGAAGAAGTGGAAATTGTAAGAGGGTAA
- a CDS encoding DUF3592 domain-containing protein produces the protein MEVIKMSNRLGILLAAGIFFIFASVFLIIAGISKRISENKVKNFQGEAEGEVLEVIKSGRDGVGGKLTDTFVVYQYEVNKHKYIVKPYVLLKNAAINQKYFDSENVSCISYMGTHGMSRQTKYHAGENITVKYNLENPKKHEILNDKDKMFAYKGFKIAGSLLMIFPIILVIVSFFVKE, from the coding sequence ATGGAGGTAATAAAGATGAGTAATAGATTAGGAATTTTATTAGCTGCTGGAATATTTTTTATATTTGCAAGTGTATTTTTAATTATTGCTGGGATAAGTAAAAGAATATCAGAAAATAAAGTAAAGAATTTTCAAGGAGAAGCAGAAGGAGAAGTTTTAGAAGTTATAAAATCTGGAAGAGATGGAGTTGGTGGAAAATTAACAGATACTTTTGTTGTGTATCAATATGAAGTAAATAAACATAAATATATTGTTAAGCCTTATGTTTTATTAAAAAATGCAGCAATAAATCAAAAATATTTTGATTCTGAGAATGTTTCATGTATTAGCTATATGGGAACTCATGGTATGAGCAGACAAACAAAATATCATGCAGGAGAAAATATAACTGTAAAATATAATCTTGAAAATCCTAAAAAACATGAAATTCTTAATGATAAAGATAAAATGTTTGCATATAAGGGATTTAAAATTGCTGGAAGTCTACTTATGATTTTTCCAATTATTTTAGTCATTGTTTCATTTTTTGTTAAAGAATAA
- the hprK gene encoding HPr(Ser) kinase/phosphatase codes for MYTYTTVREIVESLNLEILNEGNLDLKIDIPNIYQIGYELVGFLDEDSDELNRYINICSLKESRFIATFSKERKESVISKYMSLDFPALIFTKDAIITEEFYYYAKKYNKNILFSNEKASVTVRKLKFFLSKTLSVEEEYEDYSLMEIHGVGVLMTGYSNARKGVMIELIERGHRMITDKNLIIRRVGENDLVGYNAQKKEKLGHFYLEDIKDGYVDVTDHFGVKATRIEKKINILIVLEEWNEKKFYDRLGLDVEYQDFVGEKIQKYIIPVKKGRNLAVIIETAALTFRLRRMGHNTPLEFLTKSQEIIEKKKKERDEKMDKNRLPVTKLINEFDLEIKYGEDKITTTYIKSSNVYRPSLSLIGFFDLIEEVSNIGIQIFSKIEFKFLENLPPIERVNNLKKFLNYDIPMIVLTVDANPPEYFFDLVKKSGHILAIAPYKKASQIVANFNNYLDSFFSETISVHGVFVELFGFGVLLTGKSGIGKSETALELIHRGHRLIADDMVKFYRDTQGDVVGKSAELPFFMEIRGLGVIDIKTLYGLSAVRLSKRLDMIIELQAVDNSDYMSAPSTHLYEDVLGKPIKKRILEISSGRNAAAMVEVMVMDYMSGLLGQK; via the coding sequence ATGTATACATATACCACTGTTAGGGAAATAGTAGAATCATTAAACTTAGAAATATTAAATGAAGGAAATTTAGATTTAAAAATTGATATACCTAATATATATCAAATTGGATATGAGCTTGTAGGTTTTTTAGATGAAGATAGCGATGAACTAAATAGATATATCAATATATGTAGTTTAAAAGAATCTAGATTTATTGCAACTTTTTCTAAAGAAAGAAAAGAAAGTGTTATTTCTAAATATATGTCACTTGATTTTCCAGCTTTAATATTTACAAAAGATGCCATTATAACAGAAGAATTTTACTATTATGCAAAGAAATACAATAAAAATATTCTTTTTAGTAATGAAAAAGCATCTGTTACTGTTAGAAAATTAAAATTCTTTCTTTCAAAAACTTTATCAGTTGAAGAAGAATATGAAGATTATTCACTCATGGAAATTCACGGTGTTGGAGTATTGATGACAGGATATTCTAATGCTAGAAAGGGAGTAATGATAGAGTTAATTGAAAGAGGACATCGTATGATAACAGATAAAAACCTTATTATACGGCGTGTTGGTGAAAATGACTTGGTTGGTTATAATGCTCAAAAAAAAGAAAAACTTGGACATTTCTATTTAGAGGACATTAAAGATGGCTATGTTGATGTAACAGACCATTTTGGTGTAAAAGCAACAAGAATAGAAAAAAAGATAAATATACTTATTGTTCTTGAAGAATGGAATGAAAAAAAATTTTATGACAGACTTGGACTTGATGTAGAATATCAAGATTTTGTTGGAGAAAAAATACAAAAATATATAATTCCTGTTAAAAAAGGAAGAAATTTAGCAGTTATAATTGAAACAGCAGCTTTGACATTTAGATTGAGAAGAATGGGGCATAATACCCCATTGGAATTTCTTACAAAATCACAAGAGATAATAGAAAAAAAGAAGAAAGAGAGGGATGAAAAAATGGATAAGAACAGGCTGCCTGTAACAAAATTAATAAATGAATTTGATTTAGAAATAAAATATGGGGAAGATAAAATAACTACCACATATATAAAATCTTCAAATGTGTATCGTCCTTCTTTATCTCTTATAGGATTTTTTGATTTGATAGAAGAAGTTTCAAATATAGGTATACAAATATTTTCAAAGATAGAGTTTAAGTTTTTAGAAAATTTACCACCTATTGAAAGAGTAAATAATTTAAAAAAATTTTTAAATTATGATATTCCTATGATAGTATTAACAGTTGATGCAAATCCACCTGAATATTTCTTTGACTTAGTTAAAAAAAGTGGACATATTTTAGCCATAGCTCCATATAAAAAAGCCTCTCAAATAGTTGCCAATTTTAATAACTATTTAGATTCATTTTTCTCTGAAACAATTAGTGTACATGGAGTTTTCGTTGAGCTATTTGGTTTTGGGGTTTTACTTACTGGTAAAAGTGGAATAGGAAAGAGTGAAACTGCTCTTGAACTTATACATAGAGGACACAGATTAATAGCTGATGATATGGTTAAATTTTATAGGGACACACAGGGTGATGTGGTTGGAAAATCTGCAGAACTTCCATTTTTTATGGAAATAAGAGGTTTAGGAGTTATTGATATTAAAACTTTATATGGATTGAGTGCTGTTAGATTATCAAAAAGATTGGATATGATAATTGAGTTACAAGCTGTTGATAACAGTGACTATATGTCAGCTCCTTCAACTCATTTATATGAAGATGTTTTAGGAAAACCAATTAAAAAGAGAATACTTGAAATTTCATCTGGAAGAAATGCAGCTGCAATGGTTGAAGTTATGGTAATGGACTATATGTCTGGTTTATTAGGGCAAAAGTAA
- a CDS encoding enoyl-CoA hydratase-related protein — MSVVSYKQENFIGIVTIERPEALNALNSQVLDELSSVFANINLETTRVVLLTGSGTKSFVAGADIAEMSTLNSDEGTKFGYKGNEIFRKIETFPLPVIAVINGFALGGGCELAMSCDFRICSENAIFGQPEVGLGITPGFGGTQRLARLIGLGKAKEMIYTANNIKANAALDIGLVNYVYPQENLMEEAMKLAGKIAKNAPFAVRACKKAINEGIDTDMDRAIIIEQKLFGSCFATEDQKVGMKAFLDKVKGVEYKNK, encoded by the coding sequence ATGTCTGTTGTATCTTACAAGCAAGAAAATTTTATAGGTATTGTAACTATTGAAAGACCCGAAGCATTAAATGCTTTAAACTCTCAAGTGTTAGATGAGTTGAGTTCTGTTTTCGCAAATATTAATTTAGAAACAACAAGAGTAGTTTTATTAACAGGCTCAGGAACAAAGTCTTTTGTTGCAGGAGCAGATATTGCTGAAATGTCTACTTTAAATAGTGATGAAGGAACTAAATTTGGTTATAAGGGAAATGAAATATTCAGAAAAATTGAAACTTTTCCTTTACCAGTTATAGCAGTTATTAATGGTTTTGCTTTAGGTGGAGGCTGTGAATTAGCAATGAGTTGTGATTTTAGGATTTGCTCTGAAAATGCAATATTTGGGCAACCAGAAGTTGGTTTAGGAATCACTCCTGGATTTGGTGGAACTCAAAGATTAGCAAGACTTATTGGATTAGGAAAAGCTAAGGAAATGATTTATACAGCTAATAATATTAAAGCTAATGCAGCATTAGATATAGGATTAGTTAATTATGTATATCCTCAAGAAAATCTAATGGAAGAAGCTATGAAATTGGCTGGAAAAATTGCTAAGAATGCTCCATTTGCAGTTAGAGCATGTAAAAAAGCAATAAATGAAGGTATAGATACTGACATGGATAGAGCAATAATAATAGAACAAAAATTATTTGGAAGTTGTTTTGCAACAGAAGATCAAAAAGTTGGAATGAAAGCATTTTTAGATAAAGTAAAAGGTGTTGAATATAAAAACAAATAA
- a CDS encoding 5'-methylthioadenosine/adenosylhomocysteine nucleosidase, which yields MKIGIIGAMHEEIVELKNSMTAINEVQINNLKFYEGKLCSKDIVLVESGIGKVNAAISTTLLISIFKVDKIIFTGVAGAVNPNIKVTDIVIATDLVESDMDVTAGGNYKLGEIPRMKSSYFKADPYLFTLAESVATKLFGTEKVHKGRIISRDEFVASSEKVKKLREIFEAECVEMEGAAVAHVCEVMNIPFIVLRSISDKADDKAEMTFDEFVKVAAKNSKSIVEGILSIIK from the coding sequence ATGAAAATTGGAATAATTGGTGCTATGCACGAAGAAATAGTAGAATTAAAAAATTCTATGACAGCTATAAACGAAGTACAAATTAATAATTTAAAATTTTATGAAGGAAAACTTTGTTCAAAAGATATAGTTTTGGTTGAAAGTGGCATAGGAAAAGTTAATGCAGCAATATCAACAACTCTTTTAATTTCTATTTTTAAAGTGGATAAAATAATATTTACAGGAGTTGCTGGGGCAGTTAATCCAAATATTAAAGTTACAGATATTGTTATTGCCACTGATTTAGTTGAGTCTGATATGGATGTAACAGCAGGTGGAAATTACAAACTGGGTGAAATTCCTAGAATGAAATCTTCATATTTTAAAGCTGACCCTTATCTTTTTACTTTGGCTGAGTCAGTTGCTACAAAACTTTTTGGAACTGAAAAAGTTCATAAGGGAAGAATTATAAGTAGAGATGAATTTGTAGCTTCATCTGAAAAAGTAAAAAAACTTAGAGAAATTTTTGAGGCAGAATGTGTTGAAATGGAAGGAGCAGCTGTTGCTCATGTCTGTGAAGTAATGAATATACCTTTTATAGTTTTAAGATCAATTTCTGATAAAGCAGATGATAAAGCAGAAATGACTTTTGATGAGTTTGTAAAAGTTGCAGCAAAAAATTCAAAATCTATAGTAGAAGGAATTTTATCAATAATAAAATAA
- a CDS encoding 3-hydroxybutyryl-CoA dehydrogenase, producing the protein MKVGIIGAGTMGAGIAQAFAQTEGFTVALCDINNEFAANGKKKIAKGFEKRIAKGKMEQAAADKILEKITTGTKDICGDCDLIIEAAIENMEIKKQTFKELDDICKPEAIFATNTSSLSITEIGAGLKRPMIGMHFFNPAPVMKLVEIIAGLNTPTEVVDKIKKISEDIGKVPVQVQEAPGFVVNRILIPMINEAVGIYAEGIASVEGIDSAMKLGANHPIGPLALGDLIGLDVCLAIMDVLYHETGDSKYRAHTLLRKMVRGKQLGQKTGKGFYDYTK; encoded by the coding sequence ATGAAAGTAGGAATTATCGGAGCGGGAACAATGGGTGCAGGAATTGCTCAAGCATTTGCACAAACAGAAGGTTTTACAGTTGCACTATGTGATATTAACAATGAATTTGCAGCTAATGGAAAGAAAAAAATAGCAAAAGGTTTTGAAAAAAGAATAGCAAAAGGAAAAATGGAACAAGCTGCTGCTGATAAAATATTAGAAAAAATTACAACTGGTACTAAAGATATTTGTGGAGATTGTGATTTAATAATTGAAGCAGCTATTGAAAATATGGAAATTAAAAAACAAACTTTTAAAGAATTAGATGATATTTGTAAACCAGAAGCTATATTTGCAACTAATACTTCTTCTTTATCAATCACTGAAATTGGAGCAGGTTTAAAAAGACCTATGATAGGAATGCACTTCTTTAATCCAGCACCAGTTATGAAACTTGTTGAAATTATAGCTGGACTTAATACTCCAACTGAAGTAGTAGACAAAATAAAGAAAATTTCTGAAGATATTGGAAAGGTTCCAGTACAAGTTCAAGAAGCACCAGGATTTGTTGTTAATAGAATTTTAATCCCTATGATTAATGAAGCTGTTGGAATTTATGCAGAAGGAATTGCTTCTGTTGAAGGAATTGATTCAGCTATGAAATTAGGAGCAAATCATCCTATTGGACCATTGGCATTAGGAGATTTAATTGGACTTGATGTTTGTCTTGCTATAATGGATGTTCTATATCATGAAACAGGAGATAGTAAATACAGAGCTCACACTTTATTAAGAAAAATGGTTCGTGGAAAACAATTAGGACAAAAAACTGGTAAAGGTTTCTATGACTACACTAAATAA
- a CDS encoding DHH family phosphoesterase, with protein MKEFIEKFKEIKNIIEKNQNIILTAHVNPDGDAVGSGLGLFLILKENYKNKNIRFVLQDAIPYTTKFLKGSEEIEVYDKDKKYSCDLLIFLDSATRDRTGETGKNIESKITINIDHHVSNPLYADIHCVITYSSSTSEIIYNFIKYMNYKFSLSVAEALYLGLVNDTGNFSHSNVKVGTMQMATDLIAMGVNNNYIVTNFLNSNSYQTLKMMGEALKNFEFYPEKKLSYYYLDSETMKKYNAKKEDTEGIVEKILSYYEASVSLFLREEADGKIKGSMRSKYEINVNEVASLFGGGGHYKAAGFSSNLSANEILEIVLKNI; from the coding sequence ATGAAAGAATTTATAGAAAAATTTAAAGAAATAAAAAATATTATTGAAAAAAATCAAAATATTATATTAACAGCTCATGTAAATCCTGATGGTGATGCAGTTGGTTCGGGTTTAGGATTATTTCTTATCTTAAAAGAAAATTATAAAAATAAAAATATTAGATTTGTTTTACAAGATGCTATTCCTTATACAACAAAGTTTTTAAAAGGCTCAGAAGAAATTGAAGTCTACGATAAAGATAAAAAATATTCTTGTGATTTGTTAATATTTTTAGATTCTGCAACAAGGGATAGAACAGGAGAAACTGGAAAAAATATTGAAAGTAAAATAACAATAAATATAGATCACCATGTTAGTAATCCTCTATATGCAGATATACATTGTGTGATAACTTACTCTTCTTCTACTTCTGAAATTATATATAATTTTATAAAATATATGAATTATAAGTTTTCTCTTTCAGTGGCAGAAGCATTGTATCTAGGTTTAGTAAATGATACAGGAAATTTTTCTCATAGTAATGTTAAAGTTGGAACTATGCAAATGGCAACAGATTTAATTGCTATGGGAGTAAATAATAATTATATAGTAACTAATTTTTTAAATTCTAATTCATATCAAACTTTAAAAATGATGGGAGAAGCTTTAAAAAATTTTGAATTCTATCCAGAGAAAAAGTTAAGTTATTATTATTTAGATAGTGAAACTATGAAAAAATATAATGCTAAAAAGGAAGATACTGAGGGAATTGTTGAAAAGATACTTTCTTATTATGAAGCCTCTGTTTCATTATTTTTAAGAGAAGAAGCTGATGGAAAAATAAAAGGAAGTATGAGAAGTAAATATGAAATAAATGTAAATGAAGTAGCCAGTTTATTTGGTGGAGGAGGGCATTATAAGGCAGCTGGCTTTTCAAGTAATCTTTCAGCTAACGAAATATTAGAGATAGTTTTAAAAAATATATAA
- a CDS encoding bifunctional folylpolyglutamate synthase/dihydrofolate synthase, whose amino-acid sequence MEEKMNIDTLLEELYAYSMFSIRLGLDNIKEICKYLGNPQNSYKVIHITGTNGKGSVSTTVERILLEAGYKVGKYTSPHILEFNERISFNDRYISNEDVAKYYEKVKKIIDKHNIQATFFEVTTAMMFDYFKDMKADYVILEAGMGGRYDATNICDNIVSVITNVSLEHTEYLGDTIYKIAKEKAGIIRNCPYTIFADNNPDVKRAIEEATDKYINVLEKYKDSTYNLDFNTFSTNIFINGNKYEYSLFGDYQYKNFLCAYEVVKYLSIDESIIKEAVKKVVWQCRFEVYSKNPLVIFDGAHNFAGVEELTKIVKQHFSKDEVTVLVSILKDKDRVSMFRKLNEISSNIILTSIPDNPRASTAKELYNYVENKKDFEYEENPIKAYNIALNKKRKLTICCGSFYILIKLKEGLNG is encoded by the coding sequence ATGGAGGAAAAAATGAATATTGATACTTTACTTGAAGAATTATATGCTTATTCTATGTTTAGTATAAGACTTGGTTTAGATAATATTAAAGAAATTTGTAAATATTTAGGAAATCCTCAAAATTCATATAAGGTTATACATATAACTGGAACTAATGGTAAAGGCTCTGTTTCAACAACAGTTGAAAGAATTTTATTGGAAGCAGGCTATAAGGTTGGAAAATATACTTCACCTCATATACTTGAATTTAATGAAAGAATATCTTTTAATGATAGGTATATCAGTAATGAAGATGTTGCTAAATACTATGAAAAAGTTAAAAAAATTATAGATAAACATAATATTCAAGCTACATTCTTTGAAGTAACAACTGCTATGATGTTTGATTATTTTAAAGATATGAAAGCAGATTATGTAATTTTAGAAGCAGGTATGGGTGGAAGATATGATGCTACAAATATTTGTGATAATATAGTATCAGTTATAACAAATGTTAGCTTAGAACATACAGAATATTTAGGAGATACTATCTATAAAATTGCAAAGGAAAAAGCAGGAATAATTAGAAATTGTCCTTATACAATATTTGCAGATAATAATCCTGATGTTAAAAGAGCTATTGAAGAAGCAACAGACAAATATATAAATGTTTTAGAAAAATATAAGGATAGTACTTATAATTTAGATTTTAATACTTTTTCAACTAATATCTTTATAAATGGAAATAAATATGAATATTCTCTTTTTGGAGATTATCAATATAAGAATTTTTTATGTGCTTATGAAGTTGTAAAATATTTAAGTATAGATGAGAGCATAATAAAAGAAGCAGTTAAGAAAGTTGTATGGCAGTGTAGATTTGAAGTTTATTCTAAAAATCCATTGGTGATTTTTGATGGAGCTCATAATTTTGCTGGTGTTGAAGAACTTACTAAAATTGTAAAACAACATTTTTCAAAAGATGAAGTTACTGTATTGGTATCTATTTTAAAAGATAAGGATAGAGTTTCTATGTTTAGAAAATTAAATGAAATATCTTCTAATATAATTTTAACTTCTATACCAGATAATCCAAGGGCTTCAACTGCTAAAGAATTATATAATTATGTTGAAAATAAAAAAGATTTTGAATATGAGGAGAATCCAATAAAAGCATATAATATAGCCTTAAACAAAAAAAGAAAACTTACAATATGTTGTGGTTCTTTCTATATATTAATAAAATTAAAAGAGGGATTGAATGGATAA
- a CDS encoding lysophospholipid acyltransferase family protein: protein MYYIQYIVARFFIFLLLLFPERLRFKFGDFLGTVAYRLIKSRRLTALINLRMAFPEKSEEEIEKIAKKSFKVMIKAFLCSLWFEKYLTNPKNIKIINQESIENAYKKGKGVMAATMHMGNMEASTVSAGEHKIITVAKKQRNPYINDYITKLRGKANYMDVIEKNERTSRILISKLKEKKIYALFSDHRDKGATVNFFGKETKAPSGAISMALKFDMPFVLVYNTFNEDNTITVYVTDEIELKRTDNFKEDVQNNVQYLINIMEDVIRKYPEQWMWFHDRWNNFREYKKNLKK, encoded by the coding sequence ATGTACTATATACAATATATCGTAGCAAGATTTTTTATTTTTTTATTACTCTTATTTCCAGAAAGATTGAGATTTAAGTTTGGAGATTTTTTAGGAACAGTAGCTTATAGGTTAATTAAAAGTAGGAGACTAACAGCTCTTATAAATTTAAGAATGGCTTTTCCTGAAAAATCAGAAGAAGAAATTGAGAAAATTGCTAAAAAATCTTTTAAAGTTATGATAAAAGCATTTTTATGTTCATTATGGTTTGAAAAATATTTAACTAATCCTAAAAATATAAAAATTATTAACCAAGAAAGTATAGAAAATGCATATAAAAAAGGTAAAGGTGTTATGGCAGCAACTATGCACATGGGTAATATGGAAGCAAGTACAGTTTCTGCTGGTGAACATAAAATTATCACAGTTGCTAAAAAACAAAGAAATCCATATATAAATGACTATATAACAAAACTTAGAGGAAAAGCCAATTATATGGATGTCATTGAAAAAAATGAAAGAACAAGTAGAATTTTAATTTCTAAGTTAAAAGAGAAAAAAATCTATGCACTATTCTCTGACCATAGAGATAAGGGAGCAACAGTAAATTTCTTTGGAAAAGAAACAAAAGCACCTAGTGGAGCAATCTCAATGGCTTTAAAGTTTGATATGCCCTTTGTCCTTGTTTACAATACTTTTAATGAGGATAATACAATAACAGTTTATGTTACAGATGAAATAGAACTAAAAAGGACTGATAACTTTAAAGAAGATGTACAAAATAATGTTCAATACCTAATAAATATTATGGAAGATGTAATTAGAAAATATCCAGAACAATGGATGTGGTTTCATGATAGATGGAATAATTTTAGAGAATATAAAAAAAATTTAAAAAAATAA